Sequence from the Deltaproteobacteria bacterium genome:
GGTGAGCGACGGGTGGCTCCGACGGAAAGGGATACTTGAACACGATTCCTTTAAAAACAGATACTTACTAAATTACACAAAAAGTTTGGAGTAGACAAACCATCATAGGAGGAGTGAATCATGGAGAACCTGTATGAAAACCTGGCTGAACTGTTTAACCGCATCGGGTTTGGCAGCAGGCACTGTCCCGAACTGGACGCGCTCCTCAGGTCCCTTTTTACTGAGGAGGAAGCCAGAGCGGCCTTGAATTTATCCCCTCTGGCCCCCGAGCCTCCGGCCAGGGTGGCCGAGCGTTTAGGGGAGGATTCTGGTAAAATGGCGGCCCTCCTCGATGACATGGCTGACAAGGGCCTGATTTACTGCAGCCAGCGGCAGGGGGAGAAGTGGTACAAGACCATCCAGTTGGTCCCGGGAATTTTTGAACTCCAGTTCATGAAAGGGGAGGTCACACCGCGGGCCAAGGAGCTGGCCCGGCTCTTTGACGATTATTTTCATGCGCCCCGTGAGGAGAGTCAGAGGCAGGGACCGGGAATTTCTTTCGCCCGCGTCATTCCCATTGAAAAAACAATTACCCTTGAAATAGATGTCTTTTCCTATGAGGAAGCCAGGAAATATATTGACATGGCGGAGACAATTACCCTGTCCACCTGTTACTGCCGCCACGAGCAAAGGCTTCTGGATCACGGGTGCGATTATCCTGTTGACGTTTGCCTGCAGTTTGGCTCCTTTGCCCGCTTTGTCAGAGACCGCGGCTTCGGGCGGGAGATCGCGCACCAAGAGGCTCATGATGTTATGAAGCGGAGCGCGGAGGCGGGCCTGATAGCCACCTCCAGCAACACCCGGGACCGTATTGATTTCATCTGTAACTGCTGCACCTGCTGCTGCGCCATACTGAGGAGTGTGAAGAATTCATCCATGCCTGTCAGGGCCGTGGCGAGCAATTATCTGGCTCAGGTTGACGAAGAAGAATGCACGGGCTGCGGCGACTGCGTCGAGCGCTGCCAGATGGAGGCCGTTTCCCTGGAGGATGAGGTGGCCCGGGTTGATACCGACCGGTGCGTTGGCTGCGGGGTTTGCGTCGTGACCTGCCCGAGCGAGGCTCTTTCCCTGACGCCGCGGTCAGATTTACAGGAGCCGCCGCGAAGTTTCAGGGAGCTTATTGAACGTCAGGCAGCGGAAAAGACGCGCGCCGGGGAGTTTTAATTTAATCCACTTGATCAGGAGGAACGATATCTAAAATGACCACCAATAACTCAAGCCCGTTCGATCCTGAGGCCGTGGCGCCCGAAACAGCTAAGTTCAATGAAAGGCTCGAAAAGATTCTGGCCGCCGCACCGCCTACCTATACCATGGCTCCGCAAGAGATTCGCGACCTGCGGGAGGCCGGAAAAAGTGTCTGGGGGCCGATCAAGCGTCTGGATGAGGCTGAGGACCGGGTCGTGCCCGGTCCGGCCGGTGAAGTCCCCATCCGGGTTTTTACGCCTGAGACTGTGAACGGGGTTTATCTCCACATCCATGGAGGCGGATTTATGCTCGGCCGGGCATATCATAATGATGAGGCCCACGCCGAGATAGCCAAGAGATGCTGTGTGGCTGTGATCAGCGTGGACTACCGGCTCGCTCCGGAAAACCCATATCCGGCCGGTGCGGACGACTGCGAAGCCGCGGCCGTCTGGCTCGCGGAAAGGGCGAAATCAGAGTTTGGCTCGGACAGGCTCCTTATCGGCGGCGAGTCTGCCGGGGCCAACCTTTCGGCAATCACCCTTGTCCGGATGCGGGATCGGCATGGATTTACCGGCTTTTGCGGGGCCAACCTCGTTTACGGGGCCTACGACCTTTCCTCGACCCCAAGCGCGCTTAACTGGGGTGAAAGAAACCTGATTCTAACCAGTAAATTGATGGAATGGTTTCACGATAATTACGTTCCAGCCGCAAAACGGCGCGACCCTAACGTCTCGCCGCTTTACGCCGATCTTGCCGGAATGCCGCCTGCGTTATTTACGGTCGGAACCCTGGACCCGCTTCTGGACGACTCTCTTTTCATGCATGCGCGCTGGCTGGCCGCAGGCAGCCGGTCCGAGCTAATTGTTTATCCTGGCGGGGTCCACGCCTTTAACGCCTTTCCGCTTGAAATCGCCCGCCAGGCCAACCGTCGTATCCGTGATTTTATCAACCAAGCCATTAAAAAGAAAAACTGAGGAATCCACCAGACAAGGAGGCAACCATGTCCGTTCTTTTTGAACCAGTTAAGATTGGCACCCTCGAAATAAAGAACCGCTTCGTTCGTTCGGCGACCTACTACGCCTTAAGCGACGCGGACGGCTTTATCGGCCAGGCCAGCATTGACCTGCTGAAAACACTGGCGGCC
This genomic interval carries:
- a CDS encoding alpha/beta hydrolase — encoded protein: MTTNNSSPFDPEAVAPETAKFNERLEKILAAAPPTYTMAPQEIRDLREAGKSVWGPIKRLDEAEDRVVPGPAGEVPIRVFTPETVNGVYLHIHGGGFMLGRAYHNDEAHAEIAKRCCVAVISVDYRLAPENPYPAGADDCEAAAVWLAERAKSEFGSDRLLIGGESAGANLSAITLVRMRDRHGFTGFCGANLVYGAYDLSSTPSALNWGERNLILTSKLMEWFHDNYVPAAKRRDPNVSPLYADLAGMPPALFTVGTLDPLLDDSLFMHARWLAAGSRSELIVYPGGVHAFNAFPLEIARQANRRIRDFINQAIKKKN
- a CDS encoding 4Fe-4S binding protein, whose protein sequence is MENLYENLAELFNRIGFGSRHCPELDALLRSLFTEEEARAALNLSPLAPEPPARVAERLGEDSGKMAALLDDMADKGLIYCSQRQGEKWYKTIQLVPGIFELQFMKGEVTPRAKELARLFDDYFHAPREESQRQGPGISFARVIPIEKTITLEIDVFSYEEARKYIDMAETITLSTCYCRHEQRLLDHGCDYPVDVCLQFGSFARFVRDRGFGREIAHQEAHDVMKRSAEAGLIATSSNTRDRIDFICNCCTCCCAILRSVKNSSMPVRAVASNYLAQVDEEECTGCGDCVERCQMEAVSLEDEVARVDTDRCVGCGVCVVTCPSEALSLTPRSDLQEPPRSFRELIERQAAEKTRAGEF